The following are encoded in a window of Thermococcus sp. M39 genomic DNA:
- a CDS encoding DUF4258 domain-containing protein, which yields MNKENIVFIPHALERMKERGISKELVVEALANPDKVGEGYFGRKVAQKVIDGKLIRVIYEEHEDSIIVITVYITSKVDKYLR from the coding sequence ATGAACAAAGAAAACATAGTCTTTATCCCTCATGCACTGGAAAGAATGAAGGAGAGAGGAATTTCAAAAGAGCTTGTGGTTGAGGCTTTGGCCAACCCGGACAAAGTTGGAGAGGGGTATTTTGGGAGGAAGGTCGCTCAGAAGGTTATAGATGGAAAATTGATCAGAGTCATTTACGAAGAGCACGAAGATAGCATCATTGTGATAACAGTCTATATAACTTCGAAAGTTGATAAATACTTGAGGTGA
- a CDS encoding DUF835 domain-containing protein, translated as MLDMILDGIELITIIGLFVILVLAVNFRGRFIERYPQLKKFYDIILASITLDFMSEFFYLPDYVTLPLSEQQLEEIQLIGDLIYALSVLLFIIGFGCLFSTLLKKYELIPVVMEFKEEKMKSKALKQISPGVYLCNNEGECYLLFLELLKERPGLIVSRKPAAIIKKKFGLKETPILWLSKIEGNNTIYPTRLNYLMHVLIDFMKKENIPKVILLDGIEYLILENGFDAVFKFLTKLKDYAIINNAVILVPIIKDVHDEREVALITREFSNIRDIGS; from the coding sequence ATGTTGGACATGATCCTTGATGGTATTGAACTTATAACAATAATAGGTCTTTTTGTTATTCTAGTCTTGGCAGTGAACTTTAGAGGACGATTTATTGAGAGGTATCCTCAATTGAAAAAGTTTTATGACATTATCTTAGCCAGCATAACTCTCGATTTTATGTCAGAGTTCTTTTATCTCCCAGATTATGTTACCCTTCCTCTTAGTGAACAGCAGCTTGAAGAAATCCAGCTGATTGGGGATTTAATTTATGCATTGTCTGTTTTACTGTTTATAATTGGATTTGGCTGCCTTTTCTCAACACTCTTGAAGAAATATGAGCTAATTCCCGTTGTCATGGAATTTAAAGAAGAAAAAATGAAGAGTAAAGCTTTGAAGCAAATCTCACCCGGGGTTTATTTGTGCAATAATGAAGGGGAGTGTTATCTCCTGTTTTTAGAGCTTCTTAAAGAAAGGCCCGGATTGATAGTTTCCAGAAAACCTGCAGCTATTATTAAAAAGAAATTTGGACTAAAAGAAACCCCAATATTGTGGCTTAGCAAAATTGAGGGCAACAACACGATTTATCCCACTCGGTTAAATTATTTAATGCATGTTCTAATTGATTTCATGAAAAAGGAAAATATTCCAAAGGTTATCTTGTTAGATGGGATAGAGTATTTGATTTTAGAGAACGGCTTTGATGCAGTGTTTAAGTTTCTAACCAAGCTTAAAGATTATGCGATTATAAATAATGCAGTAATTTTAGTTCCAATCATCAAAGATGTACATGATGAGAGAGAAGTTGCCTTAATTACGAGGGAGTTCTCAAATATTCGTGATATCGGTAGTTAG
- the cysC gene encoding adenylyl-sulfate kinase, giving the protein MEGFTIWLTGPSGAGKTVLAHALKKKLKELGYKVEILDGDVIRKTLYPELGFSKEAREMHNRIVIYMAKLLSRNGVIAIVSLISPYRAVREYARKEIGRFIEVYVYAPLEVRIQRDPKGLYKKAMRGEIKGLTGYDGVYEEPENPEVKVDSSKMTPEEEAEAVLRKARELGYLP; this is encoded by the coding sequence ATGGAGGGCTTTACAATCTGGCTCACCGGTCCGAGCGGTGCTGGAAAAACAGTGTTAGCTCATGCTTTAAAGAAGAAGCTCAAAGAGCTTGGATATAAAGTTGAAATTCTTGATGGAGATGTCATAAGGAAAACTCTCTACCCCGAGCTTGGCTTTTCCAAAGAAGCGAGGGAGATGCACAATAGAATAGTGATCTACATGGCCAAACTCTTGTCAAGGAATGGGGTCATAGCAATAGTTTCTCTAATCTCTCCTTATAGGGCTGTTAGAGAATATGCAAGAAAGGAAATTGGCCGCTTTATTGAGGTTTATGTATATGCACCTTTAGAGGTTAGGATTCAGAGGGATCCAAAGGGGCTGTACAAGAAAGCCATGCGCGGTGAAATAAAGGGATTGACTGGTTACGATGGAGTTTATGAGGAACCGGAGAATCCAGAGGTTAAGGTTGACAGCTCAAAGATGACCCCCGAGGAAGAGGCTGAAGCAGTGCTGAGGAAGGCTAGGGAATTAGGCTATCTGCCTTAA
- a CDS encoding DUF257 family protein: MYGMNIEDVWSSLKHGEIVLIKYPSNATPYLELYNLVQWAKNKNYQVVVDDILDTLYVYKTHLTLAGFDLNLLNDVLVIKEGGRLDIENAVGRTGIKESAIQQSNYEKIARQIFEKSDKFIINIVLGLEKIFILTDTKREILNAINNILSQMGNRNKLTFYFINLSVIESLESGVLPLLEELTSTIIKIKKTGKEKRLLVIKSMSSTLDGLEIPL; this comes from the coding sequence ATGTATGGTATGAATATTGAGGATGTATGGAGTTCGCTGAAACATGGAGAAATTGTGTTGATAAAATATCCCTCAAATGCTACGCCATACCTCGAGCTCTACAATCTAGTGCAATGGGCTAAAAATAAGAATTATCAAGTTGTTGTAGATGACATATTGGACACTTTATATGTATACAAGACCCACCTAACATTAGCGGGTTTTGATTTGAATTTACTCAACGATGTATTGGTCATAAAAGAGGGGGGCAGGTTAGATATTGAAAATGCTGTTGGTCGTACAGGAATCAAAGAATCTGCTATACAACAGAGCAACTATGAAAAAATAGCAAGACAGATTTTTGAGAAATCCGATAAATTTATTATCAATATTGTCCTTGGACTAGAGAAAATATTCATACTAACCGATACCAAAAGGGAAATTCTCAATGCCATAAACAATATTCTATCCCAAATGGGAAATAGAAACAAGCTTACCTTTTATTTCATTAATCTCAGTGTGATAGAGTCTCTGGAGTCTGGAGTACTCCCTCTTCTCGAAGAGTTAACAAGCACGATTATTAAAATTAAAAAAACAGGGAAGGAAAAACGACTCTTAGTAATAAAATCAATGAGCAGTACATTAGACGGGCTGGAGATCCCGCTTTAG
- a CDS encoding DHH family phosphoesterase encodes MLIIHHWDTDGITSAALVAKALSLEEFENLTLPIGEFRFDERIRNAIEKADKIYVLDLNLPSEVEGISKETIFIDHHIQPRIQNPKVKQINPALNGEYVPSASFVVSQYFGIWNEWTALGALGDIGKKALEIPKVRELLTINTEEALRLVQLIDSNYVVMDREGVEKAVKVLLTHNLRELLEYEPWVKKAEAIEKTINDAIGSLELRDGFAFITFESPFNVISKVARKAVWELGYKGAVVVNRDFHGKAQIYFRISPELADKVDMGKIISLLKEKGFNAGGKREVLGCICEKSKADEVLEIINAHLR; translated from the coding sequence ATGTTAATAATCCACCACTGGGACACCGACGGCATAACATCAGCAGCTTTAGTTGCTAAAGCTCTTAGCTTAGAGGAATTTGAAAATTTAACTCTCCCCATTGGAGAATTCAGATTTGATGAAAGAATCAGAAATGCAATTGAGAAAGCTGACAAGATTTACGTGCTCGATCTAAATCTGCCTAGTGAAGTTGAAGGAATCAGCAAGGAGACAATCTTCATCGATCACCACATACAGCCAAGAATTCAAAATCCAAAAGTTAAGCAGATAAACCCAGCTTTGAATGGGGAATATGTTCCCTCAGCCTCTTTCGTTGTTTCCCAATATTTTGGTATCTGGAATGAATGGACTGCTTTGGGAGCTTTGGGCGACATAGGCAAGAAAGCACTTGAAATTCCCAAGGTTAGAGAGCTCTTAACGATAAACACGGAGGAGGCCCTTAGACTGGTTCAGCTCATTGATTCAAACTATGTGGTTATGGATAGGGAGGGTGTGGAAAAAGCCGTGAAGGTTCTCCTAACACATAACCTAAGAGAGCTTTTGGAATATGAGCCTTGGGTTAAGAAAGCTGAGGCGATTGAAAAGACAATAAATGATGCAATTGGTAGTTTAGAGCTTAGAGATGGATTTGCCTTCATAACTTTTGAGAGTCCTTTCAATGTGATCTCCAAAGTCGCAAGGAAAGCGGTCTGGGAGCTTGGATATAAAGGAGCAGTGGTTGTGAACAGAGACTTTCATGGAAAAGCTCAGATATACTTTAGAATTTCACCTGAGCTTGCTGATAAAGTAGACATGGGGAAAATAATTTCACTCCTCAAGGAAAAAGGCTTCAATGCTGGTGGAAAGAGGGAAGTTTTAGGCTGTATATGTGAAAAATCCAAAGCTGATGAAGTTTTAGAGATAATTAACGCTCATCTGAGGTGA
- a CDS encoding sulfite exporter TauE/SafE family protein: MLSFIFLGFLVGFLVGLTGIGGGALMTPSLIFLGVEPLTAVGTDLLYATVTRIFGVFFHHKKGSIRFDLSLRLFAGSLPAILLGSVLLRVIDKSTLNNYLTLLLGAILVLSSFLSLIKGEIHVPIRPRREYLYLLGFIVGLTVQFTSVGAGVIVSFALMNLAKLSPREVVGVTIFYGLGLSAFSALNYAFLGSIDYRLALVLIAGTLPGVYLGTHVNTKADRDRLKRVINVIILVIGLLILIQRVA, from the coding sequence ATGCTCTCTTTTATTTTTCTCGGCTTTCTAGTTGGATTTTTGGTTGGACTAACTGGTATTGGTGGAGGAGCTTTGATGACTCCTTCGCTTATTTTCTTGGGAGTTGAGCCTCTGACAGCTGTTGGGACTGACCTTTTATATGCAACTGTTACGAGAATTTTTGGTGTGTTCTTCCATCATAAGAAGGGAAGCATTAGGTTCGATTTGTCTTTGAGGCTTTTTGCGGGAAGTTTACCCGCAATTTTACTCGGATCTGTTCTGCTTAGGGTTATTGATAAAAGCACGCTTAATAATTATCTTACCTTATTACTAGGTGCAATTCTTGTCCTTAGTTCTTTCCTCAGCTTAATTAAGGGAGAAATTCACGTTCCCATAAGACCTAGGAGAGAGTATTTGTATCTTTTAGGATTCATTGTCGGCTTAACTGTTCAGTTCACTTCAGTTGGTGCTGGAGTCATAGTGAGCTTTGCATTAATGAATTTAGCTAAGCTCAGCCCGAGAGAAGTTGTTGGTGTTACGATATTTTATGGCTTAGGTTTGTCAGCTTTCAGTGCTTTGAACTATGCATTTCTAGGGAGCATAGATTATCGTTTGGCTTTGGTTTTGATTGCTGGCACTTTACCGGGTGTGTATTTGGGGACTCATGTAAATACGAAAGCAGATAGGGATAGGTTGAAGAGGGTTATTAACGTGATAATTTTGGTTATTGGACTCTTGATACTCATTCAGAGGGTGGCTTGA
- a CDS encoding DUF257 family protein: MYKAGFEDLWNALKRGETVLIEHPSDSMSCKGLYSLVQWARSKDYPVVIDDILDTLYIYKVNIELADLDSSSLNEALVIKEGGRLKVGNVVGHITLKESAIQWMEYERVARPIFENSEKLIINVVLGIEKLFMLADSKRELITNINNLLSWIGNKKRIAFYFVNLSLINAIEFGVLPLLEELASTIIKIEKIGNEIRAIITKSANDELNNLEIRL; encoded by the coding sequence ATGTATAAGGCAGGTTTTGAAGATTTGTGGAACGCACTAAAACGCGGGGAGACTGTACTTATAGAACATCCATCAGACTCTATGTCATGTAAAGGACTTTATAGTTTAGTTCAATGGGCCAGAAGTAAGGATTATCCAGTTGTTATTGATGATATCCTAGACACCTTGTATATATACAAGGTGAACATAGAGCTAGCAGATCTTGATTCAAGTTCGCTTAATGAAGCATTGGTGATAAAAGAGGGGGGCAGACTGAAAGTCGGAAACGTTGTTGGCCATATAACCCTCAAGGAATCTGCTATACAGTGGATGGAATATGAAAGGGTAGCGAGACCTATCTTTGAAAACTCTGAAAAATTGATTATTAATGTTGTTTTAGGTATAGAAAAGCTGTTCATGTTAGCTGATAGCAAAAGAGAACTAATCACAAACATTAACAATCTCTTATCATGGATAGGAAATAAAAAGAGGATAGCATTTTATTTCGTGAACCTCAGTCTGATAAATGCCATCGAATTTGGCGTGCTCCCACTTCTTGAGGAGCTGGCAAGCACTATCATTAAAATTGAGAAAATTGGAAACGAAATAAGAGCAATAATAACAAAATCCGCGAATGATGAACTGAATAACCTTGAGATAAGACTTTGA
- the sat gene encoding sulfate adenylyltransferase, with protein MVSKPHGGKLVRRIAAPKTRERILSEQKEYPRTEIDHGRAIDLENIAHGVYSPLRGFLTSDDFQSVLDHMRLSDDTPWTIPIVLDVEKPEFEEGDAILLYYDDLPIARMHVEEIYTYDKKEFAQKVFKTTDPNHPGVAKVYAMGKYLVGGEIELLNELPNPFAKYTLRPVETRVLFKERGWKTIVAFQTRNVPHMGHEYVQKAALTFVDGLFINPVLGKKKKGDYKDEVIIKAYEVLFKHYYPKDAATLATVRYEMRYAGPREAIHHAIMRKNFGATHFIVGRDHAGVGDYYGPYEAWDLFDEFPDLGITPMFIREAFYCKRCGGMVNAKICPHSEEFHVRISGTKLRKMIMSGEKPPEYMMRPEVYEVIRGFENPFVE; from the coding sequence ATGGTTTCTAAGCCACATGGTGGAAAATTAGTTAGAAGAATAGCTGCTCCAAAGACAAGAGAGAGAATTCTAAGCGAGCAGAAAGAATACCCAAGGACTGAAATTGATCATGGAAGGGCAATTGATCTTGAGAACATAGCCCACGGTGTTTACTCACCGCTTAGAGGATTCTTAACAAGTGATGATTTTCAATCTGTTTTAGACCATATGAGACTGAGTGATGATACCCCATGGACAATTCCAATTGTTCTTGACGTAGAAAAGCCCGAATTTGAAGAGGGAGATGCGATTCTGCTTTACTATGATGATTTGCCTATAGCGAGGATGCATGTTGAGGAAATCTACACCTATGATAAGAAAGAATTCGCTCAGAAGGTTTTCAAGACGACTGATCCTAATCATCCTGGCGTCGCTAAAGTCTATGCAATGGGTAAATATTTAGTCGGCGGTGAGATTGAGCTTTTGAACGAGTTACCTAATCCTTTTGCCAAATACACTCTCAGACCAGTTGAGACGAGAGTTTTATTCAAGGAGAGGGGATGGAAGACGATAGTTGCCTTCCAGACGAGAAATGTTCCTCACATGGGACATGAATACGTTCAAAAAGCTGCATTGACTTTCGTTGATGGTCTCTTCATAAATCCAGTGTTAGGAAAGAAGAAGAAGGGGGATTACAAGGATGAAGTAATCATCAAGGCTTATGAAGTTCTATTCAAGCACTACTATCCAAAGGATGCAGCTACACTCGCAACTGTCAGATATGAAATGCGCTATGCTGGGCCAAGAGAAGCAATACACCATGCAATCATGAGGAAGAACTTTGGTGCAACTCACTTCATAGTTGGAAGAGACCATGCAGGTGTTGGTGACTACTACGGACCTTATGAGGCATGGGACCTGTTCGATGAGTTTCCGGATTTAGGCATAACTCCAATGTTCATCAGAGAAGCTTTTTACTGCAAAAGATGTGGCGGAATGGTCAACGCTAAGATATGCCCCCACAGCGAAGAGTTCCACGTGAGGATAAGTGGAACAAAGCTTAGGAAGATGATAATGAGTGGTGAAAAGCCTCCTGAATATATGATGAGACCAGAAGTTTATGAAGTGATAAGGGGCTTTGAAAATCCATTCGTGGAGTGA
- a CDS encoding alkaline phosphatase family protein, producing the protein MNEEIREYLENVKKVFVIGLDSAPPELLFDRFLDDLPNIKWLVERSIYGPMQSTIPAITIPAWMVMATGKTPGELGLYGFRHRKKGTYNDIWIAHSLMVKEPAVWHYIAEKGKKSVLVGVPPSYPPKPINGWLVSCFITPDASVDYTYPKELKGEIERLVGEYIFDVVFRKENRDEVKEQLWEMTEKRFEVIRYLIQEKDWDYFEFVEIGLDRVHHAFWKYFDENHHLYPGDDNPYKNVIPDYYKLLDKEIGKTLKLLDLDETAVIIVSDHGIKAMKGAFAINQWLIEEGLLKIKNPEILKEGRQVRFNELKVDWSRTIAWAWGGYYSRVFLNVKGREPQGIIEPEKYHQVRDEVAELIKSIRGPNGEKWDTKVFYPEEIYPVAKGDKPDMMVYLDDLNWRAAGTLGYESPYLLENDLGPDDAVHAEYGVFSLYLPGMESEKRTQLTIYDFAPTVLKLFGMKKPLRGRSVV; encoded by the coding sequence ATGAATGAGGAAATTAGAGAATATTTAGAGAACGTTAAGAAGGTCTTTGTGATTGGTCTTGACTCCGCTCCTCCTGAGCTTTTGTTTGATAGGTTTTTGGATGATTTGCCTAACATAAAGTGGCTGGTGGAGAGGTCAATTTACGGTCCGATGCAGAGCACAATTCCAGCCATTACAATCCCAGCTTGGATGGTAATGGCAACTGGGAAAACTCCTGGTGAGCTCGGTTTGTATGGTTTTAGGCATAGGAAAAAGGGAACTTACAATGACATCTGGATTGCCCACAGCTTAATGGTGAAAGAACCAGCTGTCTGGCATTACATAGCTGAAAAAGGTAAAAAATCGGTTTTGGTTGGAGTTCCGCCGAGCTATCCTCCAAAGCCAATCAACGGCTGGCTTGTCTCATGTTTCATTACACCAGATGCTTCCGTTGATTATACGTATCCAAAGGAGCTTAAGGGAGAGATTGAACGCTTAGTTGGGGAATATATATTTGATGTTGTCTTTAGGAAAGAGAACAGGGATGAGGTTAAAGAGCAGCTCTGGGAGATGACAGAAAAGCGGTTTGAAGTGATTAGATACCTCATTCAAGAGAAGGACTGGGACTACTTTGAGTTCGTTGAAATTGGCCTTGATAGAGTCCACCACGCATTCTGGAAGTACTTCGATGAGAACCATCACCTCTATCCTGGCGACGACAACCCCTACAAGAACGTTATTCCCGATTATTATAAGCTCCTTGACAAAGAAATTGGAAAGACTTTGAAGCTTTTGGACTTGGATGAGACGGCTGTAATAATCGTTTCAGACCACGGAATAAAGGCAATGAAGGGAGCTTTTGCAATCAACCAGTGGCTCATTGAAGAGGGACTGCTGAAGATTAAGAATCCAGAGATTTTGAAGGAAGGAAGGCAGGTCAGATTTAACGAGCTCAAAGTTGACTGGAGCAGAACAATAGCTTGGGCCTGGGGCGGCTATTACTCCAGAGTTTTCCTCAACGTGAAGGGAAGAGAGCCTCAAGGAATCATTGAGCCCGAAAAGTATCACCAGGTTAGGGATGAAGTTGCTGAGCTGATAAAGAGCATAAGAGGACCAAACGGAGAAAAGTGGGACACGAAGGTGTTCTATCCTGAAGAAATTTATCCAGTTGCCAAAGGTGATAAGCCAGACATGATGGTTTACTTGGATGATTTGAACTGGCGTGCTGCTGGAACTCTCGGCTATGAGAGTCCCTATCTGTTGGAGAATGATTTAGGGCCGGATGATGCAGTTCATGCCGAGTATGGAGTTTTCTCTCTCTATCTGCCTGGAATGGAAAGCGAAAAGAGAACACAGCTCACAATCTACGACTTTGCCCCAACTGTGCTCAAGCTCTTTGGAATGAAAAAGCCTCTCAGGGGGAGGAGTGTTGTATGA
- a CDS encoding sugar phosphate nucleotidyltransferase, with protein sequence MKVLIMAGGYATRLWPITKDNPKALLPVGDKVILDYIIEKTKELDLKVYVSTNRFFAKYFEEWSKDKDVELLIEDTLHEEEKLGTIGALNEALERLGLDDYLVIAGDNLFSFSLRDFLDRFDGNTLIAVYDVGDFELAKRYGVVLLEGNKVIDFEEKPAKPKSTWISTGVYVFPREVMEMIPQYLEEGNRDSPGYFIQWLLKKGIEIHAYKFDDYWYDIGSADSYLEALKTLLKESQIEEIQISPYAKIIPPVVIKRGAKILGRSIIGPYAYIGENCMIENSDISDSIIFKDTIIRNSTIWRSIIDEKCEIRNLELKKSLVGGHAKIQRGD encoded by the coding sequence ATGAAGGTTTTGATTATGGCAGGTGGTTACGCTACTCGCCTATGGCCTATCACAAAAGATAACCCAAAAGCTTTACTTCCCGTTGGGGACAAAGTGATTCTTGACTATATCATTGAAAAAACGAAAGAGCTTGATTTGAAGGTCTATGTTTCAACGAACCGATTTTTTGCGAAGTACTTTGAGGAGTGGAGCAAAGATAAAGATGTTGAGCTTTTAATTGAGGACACTCTCCATGAGGAGGAGAAGCTCGGCACGATTGGGGCTTTAAATGAGGCTCTTGAAAGGCTTGGCTTGGATGATTACCTAGTCATCGCTGGGGATAATTTGTTCTCTTTCAGCTTGAGGGATTTTTTGGATAGATTCGATGGAAATACGCTCATCGCTGTTTATGATGTCGGTGATTTTGAGCTCGCAAAGAGGTATGGGGTTGTTCTCCTTGAAGGTAATAAGGTAATTGATTTTGAAGAGAAGCCTGCAAAGCCGAAGTCAACTTGGATAAGTACTGGAGTCTATGTGTTTCCAAGGGAAGTTATGGAGATGATTCCTCAATACTTGGAGGAGGGTAATAGAGACTCGCCGGGATATTTTATTCAGTGGCTTCTCAAGAAAGGAATTGAGATTCATGCGTATAAATTTGATGACTACTGGTACGATATAGGTTCTGCGGACAGCTATTTAGAAGCTTTGAAGACTCTTTTAAAGGAGAGCCAGATTGAGGAGATTCAGATTAGTCCTTATGCGAAGATCATTCCTCCTGTTGTAATAAAAAGGGGTGCGAAGATTCTTGGAAGATCAATTATTGGGCCTTATGCATACATTGGTGAGAACTGTATGATAGAGAACTCTGATATAAGTGATTCGATAATCTTTAAGGACACAATAATAAGGAATTCAACGATTTGGCGTTCGATTATTGATGAGAAGTGTGAGATTAGGAATTTGGAGCTTAAGAAGAGCTTAGTTGGTGGGCATGCGAAGATACAGAGGGGAGATTAA
- a CDS encoding ATP-binding protein yields MLRDEEILEALVPYNFWGKPQETGIEREEYLEKIETFCRAGNFIIAIIGPRRAGKTFLARQFLKRKISQGLNPKQTLYVNLEDPKFHAYLSLELLDEIYRAYKIHINDEDFSLIVLDEVQNLPNWERWVRSIAEKENVKVIVTGSTSSLLKTEVSRVLTGRSLTLEVFPLTFREFLSFRGLNLRSFAEIVANKIKIERLLAEYMEFGGFPQVVLVEDEYLKREILKELFEGIVIRDVAFRYGFKELNTVKLIAELAVNRFASLVSGSSLRNEVAGIVKRKVSPNFVIEVLEALEGSYLIFRIPPLSYKVSDIKRHPRKLYVVDTGIINAVTLRFSKNIGRLAENIVALHLIKRFGKENVFYYKGDREVDFLIKKGLEVTKAIQVSWDLSESRDREVKGLLEAMEEFSLEEGVIITSAYEGLEEIKGKRIRYIPLWKFLLLE; encoded by the coding sequence ATGCTGAGGGATGAAGAGATATTGGAGGCATTAGTCCCTTATAATTTTTGGGGGAAACCTCAGGAAACTGGTATTGAAAGAGAAGAATATCTGGAAAAGATTGAAACTTTTTGTAGGGCTGGGAATTTTATAATAGCAATTATAGGTCCAAGGAGAGCTGGAAAGACATTTTTGGCGAGACAGTTTTTAAAAAGGAAAATATCACAAGGGTTGAATCCTAAACAAACCCTGTATGTGAACCTCGAAGATCCTAAGTTCCACGCATACCTTAGCTTGGAGCTCCTTGATGAAATTTATAGGGCGTATAAGATCCACATCAATGACGAAGATTTTTCCCTTATAGTTTTAGATGAGGTGCAAAACCTTCCAAATTGGGAACGATGGGTCAGGAGCATAGCTGAAAAGGAGAATGTTAAAGTAATTGTAACTGGCTCAACGTCTTCTTTGCTTAAAACTGAAGTTTCTAGAGTGTTGACAGGGAGGAGCTTAACTTTGGAAGTTTTTCCTTTAACCTTCAGGGAGTTTTTAAGTTTTAGGGGGTTAAATTTGAGAAGCTTTGCAGAAATCGTTGCAAATAAAATAAAAATTGAGCGTCTTTTGGCTGAGTATATGGAATTTGGTGGTTTTCCACAAGTTGTGCTGGTCGAGGATGAATATTTGAAAAGGGAAATTTTGAAAGAACTTTTTGAGGGAATAGTTATCCGGGATGTCGCTTTTCGTTATGGATTTAAAGAGTTAAATACTGTGAAGCTGATTGCGGAATTAGCAGTGAACAGGTTCGCTTCGCTTGTAAGTGGAAGTTCTCTTAGGAATGAAGTTGCTGGGATTGTAAAGAGAAAAGTTTCTCCAAATTTTGTGATAGAAGTTTTAGAAGCACTGGAGGGGAGCTATTTGATCTTTAGAATTCCACCGCTTTCATATAAGGTTAGTGATATTAAACGGCACCCGAGGAAACTCTATGTGGTTGATACTGGTATCATAAATGCTGTAACACTCAGGTTTTCTAAGAATATTGGACGGTTAGCTGAGAATATTGTGGCACTGCATTTAATAAAAAGATTCGGAAAAGAGAATGTGTTTTATTATAAAGGAGATAGAGAAGTCGATTTTTTAATTAAAAAAGGCTTGGAGGTAACAAAAGCAATTCAAGTGAGCTGGGATTTAAGTGAAAGTAGGGATAGGGAAGTTAAAGGTTTGCTAGAGGCTATGGAAGAGTTTTCACTGGAGGAGGGAGTGATAATAACATCAGCCTATGAAGGATTAGAGGAAATTAAAGGAAAACGTATAAGATACATCCCATTGTGGAAGTTCTTGCTGTTGGAATAA
- a CDS encoding DUF2283 domain-containing protein: MKISYDPKYDVMYIKFSDTKIADTVEVDEGIIIDYGEHGEIVGIEIINASVRIKSKPLSEITIKIEEQAAP; the protein is encoded by the coding sequence ATGAAAATTTCATATGATCCAAAGTATGATGTTATGTACATCAAGTTTTCAGATACAAAGATAGCGGATACAGTGGAAGTCGATGAGGGGATTATCATAGACTACGGAGAGCATGGAGAAATCGTAGGTATAGAGATAATTAACGCATCGGTGAGAATTAAATCGAAACCCCTGAGCGAGATCACCATAAAAATAGAAGAACAAGCCGCTCCTTAG
- a CDS encoding ribbon-helix-helix domain-containing protein, which yields MEDERKYTTVSIPKPLYEKIKKRIEGTGFTSVSDYVTYVLREVLASLEEEEKEEVFSEEEEEKVKERLRALGYLD from the coding sequence ATGGAGGATGAAAGGAAATACACAACAGTTTCAATTCCAAAGCCCCTCTATGAGAAGATAAAGAAGAGGATTGAGGGAACAGGCTTTACATCAGTCTCTGACTACGTTACTTATGTTCTGAGGGAAGTATTGGCGAGCTTAGAGGAGGAAGAGAAAGAGGAAGTCTTCAGCGAAGAGGAAGAGGAGAAAGTTAAGGAAAGACTTAGGGCTCTTGGATACCTTGACTGA